One part of the Orenia metallireducens genome encodes these proteins:
- a CDS encoding cobalamin-dependent protein (Presence of a B(12) (cobalamin)-binding domain implies dependence on cobalamin itself, in one of its several forms, or in some unusual lineages, dependence on a cobalamin-like analog.) has protein sequence MSDFASKLKKLRKKRGLRQIDLAQELGLSQTTIANYEQNNRFPKQEILNQIAGYFNVSLDYLLGRTKMKEISSDIDSTIDIENKEDTFIKLRKNYFNLLLKGKKREASQLILGVIKQGITIKEIYLHVFEPALYEVGKLWERNKISVAHEHYFTHATLSIIDQLYPYIENNQKKDYSIVAVTSIGESHYLGLRMVADFFEMEGWNSYYLGINTPTDSIIKYIEEKKADILIISATLPFNVNGVTNLIKAVSSAKEIKTIVGGQAFMYDKNSWKKTGADAYATNAQSAVEIAKDLVNDKT, from the coding sequence TTGAGTGATTTCGCTTCCAAATTAAAAAAATTAAGAAAAAAAAGAGGATTACGGCAAATAGACTTAGCTCAAGAATTAGGATTAAGTCAAACTACCATAGCTAACTATGAACAAAATAATAGATTTCCAAAACAAGAGATTTTAAATCAAATTGCAGGTTATTTTAATGTATCCCTTGATTATTTATTAGGTAGAACTAAAATGAAAGAAATTAGTTCAGATATTGATTCAACTATTGATATAGAAAATAAAGAAGATACCTTTATAAAGTTAAGAAAAAATTACTTTAATTTATTATTAAAAGGCAAGAAAAGAGAAGCAAGCCAATTAATATTAGGAGTCATCAAACAAGGAATAACAATTAAAGAAATCTACTTACATGTATTTGAACCTGCTTTATATGAAGTAGGTAAACTCTGGGAGAGAAATAAGATTAGTGTAGCTCATGAACATTATTTTACTCATGCTACCCTATCAATCATAGATCAACTCTATCCATATATAGAAAATAATCAAAAAAAAGATTACTCTATTGTCGCTGTAACATCAATTGGAGAGTCTCATTATCTTGGATTGAGAATGGTAGCTGATTTTTTTGAAATGGAAGGTTGGAATAGTTATTACTTAGGAATAAATACTCCTACTGATAGTATTATTAAATACATTGAAGAAAAAAAGGCTGATATCCTAATCATCTCAGCAACACTGCCCTTTAATGTTAATGGAGTTACAAATTTAATCAAGGCAGTAAGTTCTGCTAAAGAAATAAAAACTATAGTTGGTGGGCAAGCTTTTATGTACGATAAAAATTCATGGAAAAAGACTGGTGCAGATGCCTATGCTACTAATGCACAATCAGCTGTTGAAATAGCTAAAGATTTAGTAAATGATAAGACTTAA
- a CDS encoding YlbF family regulator yields MSIMKKAKDLGDAIVESTEYKELLVAQDTMQANEEAQGILQEFQQKQQMVQMMTMNGQEATDEVREELTALQTKMQENEDIKNFMDAQNKFNQVMQTVNQVISAALAGEEGGCGSHAGGCSGGCC; encoded by the coding sequence ATGTCAATTATGAAGAAAGCTAAAGATTTAGGAGATGCGATTGTAGAATCTACTGAATATAAGGAATTATTGGTAGCTCAAGACACTATGCAAGCTAATGAAGAAGCTCAAGGAATCTTACAAGAGTTTCAACAAAAGCAACAAATGGTACAGATGATGACTATGAATGGTCAAGAAGCAACTGATGAAGTAAGAGAAGAGTTAACAGCACTACAAACTAAAATGCAAGAGAATGAAGATATCAAGAACTTTATGGATGCTCAAAATAAATTTAATCAAGTAATGCAGACTGTTAATCAAGTTATCTCTGCAGCTTTAGCTGGAGAAGAAGGCGGTTGTGGTTCTCATGCTGGTGGATGCAGTGGCGGTTGTTGTTAA
- a CDS encoding IS701 family transposase: protein MINIPNNSINQTLKQYLLKYRSIFTKPSFQIFHWLVLAIISMEEIRSINFLYDNFISKYSNKALNSFYYFLSYTNFSIEKLMLCTLRIVLNLINVSQRDTTIFLSIDDTLQAKYGNKFDCYYRIFDHTSRTGSSYLKGHCFVSLVINIPLKHKGQIRYLSLPIGYKLYDKSKSKLELASKLIDTVMNLLESYQVILLCDSWYTKGSVLNTVSSYDNLDLIGAVRKDTAIFDLPPKHNGKRGRPRLRGDKLDIHAFSYEKANKYFISTRKVMTRLFKVPVYITVTTKDIDKFSSTRLFICTITPDEINIFKNHDVEKTKYDNTDFKQVPLCAYNIRWNIEVIFYQHKFFWSFGNYMVRNKKAIERYVNLLAITYTFVSVLPFIDLKFEQYKFKSPQVIKRTIADRLTKELIFDSFVSSLESSKIYSKIQKAVNYFLEKDKVA from the coding sequence ATGATTAATATTCCCAATAATTCAATAAACCAAACATTAAAACAATATTTATTAAAATATCGTTCTATTTTCACAAAACCAAGTTTTCAAATATTTCATTGGCTAGTATTGGCTATAATTTCTATGGAAGAAATAAGATCTATAAATTTTTTATATGATAATTTCATTAGTAAGTATAGCAATAAGGCTTTAAATTCTTTTTACTACTTTTTATCTTATACTAATTTCTCTATAGAAAAGTTAATGCTTTGTACTTTACGAATAGTACTTAACTTAATTAATGTATCCCAACGGGATACAACAATATTCCTAAGTATAGATGATACTTTACAAGCAAAGTATGGTAATAAATTTGACTGTTATTATAGGATTTTCGACCATACCAGTAGAACAGGAAGTTCTTATCTAAAAGGACATTGTTTTGTATCTCTAGTTATTAATATTCCTTTAAAACATAAGGGGCAAATTAGATATTTAAGTTTGCCAATAGGCTATAAACTCTATGATAAAAGTAAGAGTAAACTTGAATTAGCCTCAAAATTAATAGATACTGTAATGAATTTGTTGGAATCATACCAAGTTATCCTTTTATGTGACAGTTGGTACACTAAAGGTTCTGTTCTTAATACTGTTAGTTCTTACGATAACTTAGATTTAATAGGTGCAGTAAGAAAAGATACTGCAATTTTTGATTTGCCACCTAAACATAATGGAAAGCGTGGTAGACCTAGACTTAGAGGTGACAAATTAGATATTCATGCCTTTTCTTATGAAAAGGCTAATAAATATTTCATTTCTACTCGAAAGGTGATGACTAGACTCTTTAAAGTTCCAGTATATATTACAGTTACAACTAAAGATATTGATAAATTTTCTTCTACAAGGTTATTTATTTGTACTATTACTCCAGATGAGATTAATATTTTTAAAAATCACGATGTCGAAAAAACCAAATATGATAATACTGATTTTAAGCAAGTACCACTTTGTGCTTATAATATTAGATGGAATATAGAAGTTATCTTTTATCAGCATAAATTTTTCTGGTCTTTTGGCAACTATATGGTAAGAAATAAAAAAGCTATAGAAAGGTATGTTAATTTACTCGCCATTACTTATACTTTTGTTTCAGTACTACCATTTATAGACCTAAAATTTGAGCAATATAAATTTAAAAGTCCTCAAGTAATAAAAAGAACTATAGCTGATAGACTTACTAAGGAATTAATTTTTGATAGTTTCGTATCTTCACTCGAAAGTAGCAAAATTTATTCTAAGATTCAAAAGGCTGTTAATTATTTTTTAGAAAAAGATAAAGTTGCTTAG
- a CDS encoding DUF421 domain-containing protein, translated as MQIIIKIFTMFLLTISLMRLMGKSSIVQLTPYDLVAIIILGTVVAEPLISTEFLPTIIRAVALVLFYIIFAKLSLNQIMNRFLLGEPSILIKDGQIIEENLEKEHLSLLQLLSILRTEGYSKLTEIDFAVLEPTGSVSVIPIPSARPVTLADLDIEREYEGIPMAVIIDGIIQKRNLKLVNRSEEWLLEKLKKRGIDNTKDIFYAFVEDKSDRLYLSLRDSANLKQREEVKIKNKEEVDNFKISEEDQEIYLIKDGELQLKELANMGIDKSELLNCLGVKHFDSIEEVKIKQKLEND; from the coding sequence TTGCAGATTATTATTAAGATCTTTACAATGTTTCTTTTGACTATCAGTCTGATGCGTTTAATGGGTAAGTCTAGTATAGTACAATTAACTCCTTATGATTTGGTAGCTATTATCATCTTAGGGACAGTGGTAGCAGAGCCTTTAATCAGTACAGAGTTTCTACCAACAATCATTAGAGCAGTTGCTTTGGTTCTATTTTATATTATTTTTGCCAAGTTATCCCTGAATCAAATAATGAATAGATTCTTATTAGGTGAGCCAAGTATCTTGATTAAGGATGGTCAGATTATAGAGGAGAATTTAGAGAAGGAGCACCTTTCTTTGTTGCAACTTCTATCTATTTTGAGAACAGAGGGATATTCCAAGTTGACAGAGATAGATTTTGCTGTACTTGAACCAACAGGGTCTGTAAGTGTGATTCCGATACCATCAGCTCGCCCTGTTACCTTGGCTGATTTAGATATTGAGCGGGAGTATGAAGGGATTCCAATGGCAGTGATTATTGATGGGATTATTCAAAAGAGGAATCTAAAGCTTGTTAATAGAAGTGAAGAGTGGTTATTAGAGAAGTTAAAGAAGAGAGGGATTGACAATACCAAAGATATATTTTATGCTTTTGTTGAAGATAAGAGTGATAGGTTATATTTGAGTTTGAGAGATTCGGCTAATCTTAAGCAGAGAGAGGAAGTAAAAATAAAAAATAAAGAAGAAGTGGATAATTTTAAAATCTCAGAAGAAGATCAAGAGATATACTTAATCAAGGATGGGGAACTACAATTAAAAGAGTTAGCTAATATGGGGATAGATAAGTCAGAGCTTTTAAATTGTTTAGGAGTAAAGCATTTTGATAGCATTGAGGAGGTCAAGATTAAACAGAAATTAGAGAATGACTAA
- the miaB gene encoding tRNA (N6-isopentenyl adenosine(37)-C2)-methylthiotransferase MiaB — MAEDKRYLIQTYGCQMNEHDSEKLAGVLECEGYRPTEELTEADIIILNTCCVRENAELKVYGKVGQLKRLKEKNPDLIIGICGCMMQQEDVVNEIKTKYRHVDIVFGTHNIHHFPELLKQAKEQKNPLVQVWDENTELIPDMPVQRTDDHRAWVTTIYGCNNFCTYCIVPYVRGREKSRPIEDIVREVEELSADGVKEVTLLGQNVNSYGNDFENKTDFADLLTALNEVEGLARIRFMTSHPKDCSDRLIEAVAKLEKVCDHFHLPVQAGSNKVLKAMNRNYTREEYMDLIERVRAKNPNAAISTDVIVGFPGESEEDFQDTLDLFEKVEYDMAYSFMYSKRTGTPAAKMEEQVPDDIKNDRLQRLIDLQTKISMTKNQPYLNQTVEVLVEGESKNNPDTLTGRTTSNKIVIFEGDKNLTGQLVNVKIDKVQSWTLYGTIVD; from the coding sequence ATGGCAGAGGATAAGAGATATTTAATCCAAACCTATGGTTGCCAGATGAATGAGCACGATTCAGAAAAACTGGCAGGGGTATTAGAGTGTGAAGGGTATCGTCCAACTGAAGAGTTAACAGAAGCTGACATTATCATTTTAAATACATGCTGTGTACGTGAGAATGCCGAATTGAAGGTCTATGGTAAAGTAGGACAACTTAAGAGATTAAAGGAAAAGAATCCTGATTTAATTATTGGAATCTGTGGATGTATGATGCAACAAGAAGATGTAGTTAATGAGATTAAGACAAAATATCGCCATGTAGATATAGTTTTTGGTACTCATAATATACACCACTTCCCTGAGTTATTGAAGCAAGCTAAAGAGCAGAAGAATCCATTAGTACAGGTCTGGGATGAGAATACAGAGTTGATTCCAGATATGCCAGTACAACGGACTGATGACCACAGAGCCTGGGTTACTACTATCTATGGATGCAATAACTTCTGTACGTATTGTATCGTTCCTTATGTAAGGGGAAGAGAGAAGAGCCGTCCAATTGAAGATATAGTTAGAGAGGTAGAAGAGCTATCTGCTGATGGGGTTAAGGAGGTTACTTTATTAGGTCAGAATGTAAACTCTTATGGTAATGATTTTGAAAATAAGACTGATTTTGCCGATTTATTAACAGCCCTTAATGAAGTTGAGGGTCTAGCTAGAATTAGATTTATGACCTCCCATCCAAAAGACTGTAGCGATAGATTAATTGAAGCTGTAGCTAAGTTGGAGAAGGTCTGTGATCACTTCCACTTACCAGTACAAGCTGGAAGCAATAAAGTACTTAAAGCTATGAATAGAAATTACACTCGTGAAGAATATATGGATTTAATTGAGCGGGTTAGAGCCAAAAATCCTAATGCGGCTATCAGTACTGATGTAATTGTTGGCTTCCCAGGTGAAAGTGAAGAGGATTTCCAGGATACCTTAGATTTATTTGAAAAAGTAGAGTATGATATGGCATATAGTTTTATGTACTCTAAGAGAACAGGTACTCCCGCTGCTAAGATGGAAGAGCAGGTTCCAGATGATATCAAAAATGATAGATTACAAAGATTGATTGATTTACAGACTAAAATCAGTATGACTAAGAATCAACCATATCTCAATCAAACAGTAGAGGTATTGGTTGAGGGAGAGAGCAAGAATAACCCTGATACTTTAACAGGTAGAACTACTAGTAATAAGATAGTTATATTTGAGGGTGACAAGAATTTGACAGGGCAACTAGTTAATGTTAAAATAGACAAGGTACAGAGCTGGACTTTATATGGAACAATAGTCGATTAA